The window GTGCAGATGCAGGTGAGCTTGCAGGGGTTGGTAAACTAGGCATTTATGTTACCGATTCTCTTGATAAAGTCGTTGATGATTTTGATGTTGTTATCGATTTTACACGTCCTGAAGGGACACTACATTATTTAGCCTTCTGTAAAGCAAATCAAAAAGGCATGGTTATCGGGACAACAGGCTTTGATGAACAAGGTAAACAAGCGATTGCGGATGCGGCAAAAGTCATTCCAATTGTTTTCGCTGCAAACTTTAGCGTTGGTGTTAACTTAGTGCTTAAATTACTCGAAAAAGCGGCAAAAGTGATGGGAAGCTATACCGATATTGAGATTGTTGAAGCCCATCACCGCCATAAGGTTGATGCCCCATCCGGTACTGCATTAGCCATGGGTGAATCTATCGCAAATGCATTAGGTAAAGACCTCAAAGATTGTGCAGTATATACCCGTGAGGGGCATACGGGTGAGCGCGAAGCGGGGACTATCGGTTTTGCTACAATTCGTGCGGGGGATATTGTTGGTGAGCATACCGCAATGTTTGCTGATATTGGTGAACGCGTAGAGATCACGCATAAAGCATCTAGCCGAATGACATTTGCAAATGGCGCAATCAAGGCATCATCTTGGGTTTTCGGTAAAAAAGATGGATTATATGATATGAAAGATGTGCTTTGTCTTGATGATCTTTAGTCTTTGTTTTTAAATTACCATTATAAATC of the Providencia rettgeri genome contains:
- the dapB gene encoding 4-hydroxy-tetrahydrodipicolinate reductase, producing the protein MVNSAVRVAIVGSGGRMGRQLIQAAQQQDGIQLGAAIEREGSSLIGADAGELAGVGKLGIYVTDSLDKVVDDFDVVIDFTRPEGTLHYLAFCKANQKGMVIGTTGFDEQGKQAIADAAKVIPIVFAANFSVGVNLVLKLLEKAAKVMGSYTDIEIVEAHHRHKVDAPSGTALAMGESIANALGKDLKDCAVYTREGHTGEREAGTIGFATIRAGDIVGEHTAMFADIGERVEITHKASSRMTFANGAIKASSWVFGKKDGLYDMKDVLCLDDL